One Kribbella sp. NBC_00662 genomic region harbors:
- a CDS encoding ABC transporter ATP-binding protein, producing MASDGGRRGWAAVRGWLDRMGETWSPPAAGDLASPMRLLYWLTRSQPRRIAWGAVLGTVWTVGLTVPPWVLSRAVDDGLVAGDTSALVGWALVLLAVSVMNALLGIARHRTMTKVRIDASFRAVRATVWHTSRLGASLAKRVSAGEIVTVGMADVYTVAMALTVTGPGVGAIIAYAVVAVVLFTINPLLAAVVLAGVPLLAIAVGPFLQRIERTGGEYRVHQGRLAVRLVDVLAGLRVLNGLGGKQFVAERYQDQSQLLVRRGYRVAGPTSWVVALSTGLPALFLAAVVWLSARMAATGEITIGDVVAVYGYVAVLVVPVSFFIEGAGDIARARVAGQRIIDLLNLPVARRNDGDNASIGTVPLVDPVSGVIIRPGALTALVTARPAEAVAVIERLGQVHTDSQAGVEIDETAGEEFRRRLVVADNDAEVFAGTVRDVVAGRLEPDDDRIRTALHIAVAEDIVEALPGGLDATIAAGGSDLSGGQRQRIRLARAIYATPDVLLAVEPTSAVDANTEAAMIDRIREVRRDTTTVITTTSPLVLDRADDVIVLVDGKLSSAGTHTELLRSDPYYRDLVSRAQGDGE from the coding sequence ATGGCCAGCGACGGTGGGCGGCGGGGATGGGCGGCCGTTCGCGGGTGGTTGGATCGGATGGGGGAGACGTGGAGCCCGCCGGCGGCCGGGGATCTGGCGAGTCCGATGCGGTTGCTGTACTGGCTTACTCGGTCGCAGCCGCGGCGCATCGCGTGGGGTGCGGTGCTGGGGACGGTGTGGACGGTCGGGTTGACCGTGCCGCCGTGGGTGCTGTCCCGGGCCGTTGACGACGGACTCGTGGCCGGCGACACCTCCGCCCTGGTTGGCTGGGCCTTGGTCCTCCTGGCCGTCAGCGTGATGAACGCGCTGCTGGGGATCGCTCGCCACCGCACGATGACCAAGGTCAGGATCGACGCATCATTCCGCGCCGTCCGCGCCACGGTCTGGCACACCTCCCGCCTGGGCGCCTCGTTGGCGAAGCGTGTGAGCGCCGGCGAGATCGTGACCGTCGGCATGGCCGACGTCTACACGGTTGCGATGGCCCTGACCGTTACCGGTCCCGGCGTCGGCGCGATCATCGCGTACGCCGTCGTCGCCGTCGTACTGTTCACCATCAACCCCCTGCTCGCCGCAGTCGTCCTCGCCGGCGTACCGCTCCTCGCCATCGCAGTCGGCCCGTTCCTGCAGCGCATCGAACGCACCGGCGGCGAGTACCGCGTCCACCAAGGACGACTGGCGGTCCGCCTGGTCGACGTACTCGCCGGACTCCGCGTCCTCAACGGCCTCGGCGGCAAGCAGTTCGTTGCCGAGCGCTACCAAGATCAGTCGCAGCTATTGGTACGCCGTGGCTACCGCGTCGCCGGTCCCACCAGCTGGGTCGTCGCATTGTCGACCGGCCTCCCGGCGCTCTTTCTGGCCGCGGTCGTCTGGTTGTCAGCCCGGATGGCCGCGACCGGCGAAATCACGATCGGCGATGTCGTCGCCGTCTACGGGTACGTCGCGGTACTCGTCGTACCCGTGTCGTTCTTCATCGAGGGTGCCGGTGACATCGCCCGCGCTCGGGTGGCAGGGCAACGAATCATCGACCTGCTCAACCTGCCAGTTGCCCGCCGCAACGATGGCGACAACGCCTCGATCGGCACCGTCCCGTTGGTCGACCCCGTCTCTGGCGTGATCATCAGGCCGGGCGCTTTGACCGCACTGGTCACCGCCCGCCCGGCGGAGGCAGTCGCCGTGATCGAGCGGCTCGGCCAGGTGCACACCGATTCCCAAGCAGGTGTGGAGATCGACGAGACCGCGGGTGAAGAGTTCAGGCGCCGTTTAGTCGTTGCCGACAACGATGCCGAGGTGTTCGCCGGAACGGTTCGAGATGTCGTTGCCGGCCGCCTCGAACCCGACGACGACAGGATCCGTACGGCGCTCCACATCGCCGTGGCCGAGGACATCGTCGAGGCATTACCCGGCGGGCTGGATGCCACGATCGCCGCCGGCGGAAGCGACCTCTCCGGTGGCCAACGGCAACGAATCCGACTGGCCCGCGCCATCTACGCAACACCCGACGTACTGCTCGCCGTCGAACCCACCTCGGCAGTCGACGCGAACACCGAAGCGGCCATGATCGACCGGATCCGCGAAGTCCGTCGCGACACGACAACGGTCATCACGACGACGTCGCCCCTCGTACTGGACCGTGCTGACGACGTGATCGTCCTGGTCGACGGCAAGCTGTCCTCAGCCGGTACACACACGGAACTTCTGCGCAGCGATCCCTACTATCGAGACCTCGTATCGCGGGCGCAAGGTGATGGCGAATGA
- a CDS encoding NAD(P)H-hydrate dehydratase, whose translation MRSAHTVEQVRAAEADLMARLPSGTLMQRAATGLAVAISNFLGSTYGARVVLLIGSGDNGGDALYAGARLARRGAQVTAVLLSPKVHGAGLAALITAGGRARALEDPPATTVPGATAATTAVSDGVADLIRSADVVVDGIVGIGGRPGLRPDALAVVQLAERHGVPIVAVDTPSGVDVDTGETPESHVNAALTVTFGTHKICHFIDPAATACGPVHLVDIGLDLPPAEVESLQASDVRHLYPVPHGESDKYSRGVLGLMVGSTQYPGAAVIATAGALGGPVGMVRYVGPDPVAEAVRAAHPEIVAGNGRVQAWTIGSGLGDELDIPRIRELLDAEEPVVLDADGLKALDDSGDHVDVLATPHAGELARLLDVDRATVEAERLKHARLAAERYDVTVLLKGATTVIASPDGQVRVNTNATPWLATAGAGDVLAGLCGSLLASGLSPLDAASLGAYLHAAAANLASSSAPITAMSVAAALPAATRYLLQG comes from the coding sequence ATGCGCAGCGCGCACACCGTCGAGCAGGTCCGCGCCGCCGAGGCCGACCTGATGGCCCGCCTCCCCTCCGGCACGTTGATGCAGAGGGCCGCCACTGGGCTAGCAGTTGCCATCAGCAACTTCCTGGGCAGCACGTACGGCGCCCGCGTCGTCCTCCTGATCGGCTCCGGCGACAACGGCGGCGACGCCCTGTACGCCGGCGCCCGCCTGGCGCGACGAGGCGCCCAGGTGACCGCCGTACTGCTCTCACCCAAGGTCCACGGGGCCGGCCTCGCGGCCCTCATCACGGCGGGCGGCCGCGCCCGCGCTCTGGAGGACCCGCCTGCGACAACGGTTCCCGGCGCGACCGCTGCCACGACCGCCGTCTCGGACGGCGTTGCTGATCTCATCCGGAGTGCCGATGTCGTGGTTGACGGCATCGTCGGGATCGGCGGGCGCCCGGGTCTCCGTCCCGACGCTCTCGCGGTGGTGCAGCTCGCCGAGCGTCACGGCGTACCGATCGTTGCCGTCGACACCCCGTCCGGCGTAGACGTCGACACCGGCGAAACCCCCGAGTCGCACGTCAACGCCGCCCTCACCGTGACATTCGGCACCCACAAGATCTGCCACTTCATCGACCCTGCCGCCACGGCCTGCGGTCCGGTCCACCTCGTCGACATCGGACTCGACCTCCCTCCCGCCGAGGTCGAGTCCCTCCAGGCATCCGACGTCCGCCACCTGTACCCCGTCCCGCACGGCGAGTCCGACAAGTACTCCCGCGGCGTACTAGGCCTGATGGTCGGCTCGACCCAGTACCCAGGCGCCGCCGTCATCGCCACCGCCGGCGCCCTCGGCGGACCCGTCGGCATGGTCCGGTACGTCGGCCCCGACCCCGTCGCCGAAGCCGTCCGCGCCGCCCATCCCGAAATCGTCGCCGGCAACGGCCGCGTCCAGGCCTGGACGATCGGCTCCGGCCTCGGCGACGAACTCGACATCCCCCGCATCCGCGAACTCCTCGACGCCGAGGAGCCCGTAGTCCTCGACGCCGACGGCCTCAAGGCCCTCGACGACTCCGGCGACCACGTCGACGTACTGGCCACCCCCCACGCCGGCGAACTGGCCCGCCTCCTGGACGTAGACCGCGCCACCGTAGAAGCCGAACGCCTGAAACACGCCCGCCTGGCCGCCGAACGCTACGACGTAACAGTCCTTCTCAAAGGCGCCACCACGGTCATCGCATCCCCCGACGGCCAAGTCCGCGTCAACACCAACGCCACCCCCTGGCTAGCCACCGCCGGCGCCGGCGACGTCCTAGCCGGCCTCTGCGGCTCCCTCCTGGCCAGCGGCCTCTCTCCACTCGACGCCGCCAGCCTCGGCGCCTACCTCCACGCCGCAGCCGCCAACCTTGCCTCCTCCTCAGCCCCCATCACCGCAATGTCCGTAGCCGCCGCCCTCCCAGCAGCCACGCGCTACCTCCTCCAAGGCTGA
- a CDS encoding holo-ACP synthase — MIVGVGIDVVDVDRFMRTLERTPNLRERVFTPLEAVKPPASLAARFAAKEALAKALGAPAGMHWHDAEVQTDETGRPWLEISGTVAAQASRLGVQNLHLSLSHDAGIASAVVILEG, encoded by the coding sequence ATGATCGTCGGCGTGGGTATCGATGTGGTCGACGTGGATCGGTTCATGCGGACGCTGGAGCGGACGCCGAACCTGCGGGAGCGGGTGTTCACGCCGCTCGAGGCGGTGAAGCCGCCGGCCTCGCTGGCGGCTCGGTTCGCGGCCAAGGAAGCGTTGGCCAAGGCGCTCGGCGCACCCGCGGGCATGCACTGGCACGACGCCGAAGTACAGACCGACGAGACCGGCCGGCCGTGGCTGGAGATCAGCGGGACGGTGGCGGCGCAGGCGTCCCGGCTCGGCGTACAGAACCTGCACCTGTCGCTCAGCCACGACGCCGGCATCGCCTCGGCCGTGGTGATCCTGGAGGGCTGA
- a CDS encoding LacI family DNA-binding transcriptional regulator translates to MAGPGQHVLLPAQRRTGQPRPYDPPLSWLESFEPGGVVSERPTIAKIAEQAGVSVPTVSKVLNGRADVAEATRARIESLIQEYGYRRRSPGTAASPMIDLVFNQLGGEWAMELIRGVEEVARAEGVELVLSECGGALRPRQQWIESVLNRRPVGVIMVFSDLDADQRAQLEARRIPFVVVDPVGDVGDDVPSIGSANWNGGRMATTHLRTLGHTRIAMIGGPTETLCSRQRVDGYTDALRSTGVEVDPSLIRYGDFEVGGAHREALALLRLPDRPTAIFAGSDMQALGVYQAARELGLDIPRDLSVVGYDDLPIAQFVTPALTTVHQPLHQMAELAARVVLDLSRGRTPTALRLDLAVDMRVRDSTAAPRG, encoded by the coding sequence GTGGCGGGACCAGGTCAACACGTTCTTCTACCGGCTCAGCGGCGTACCGGACAGCCACGGCCGTACGATCCACCGCTAAGCTGGCTCGAAAGTTTCGAGCCAGGGGGCGTGGTGAGCGAGCGACCGACCATTGCGAAAATTGCGGAACAGGCGGGCGTGTCGGTGCCGACCGTCTCCAAGGTGCTGAACGGGCGCGCGGATGTGGCCGAGGCGACCCGGGCCCGGATCGAGAGCCTGATCCAGGAGTACGGCTACCGGCGGCGGAGCCCGGGCACGGCGGCCAGCCCGATGATCGACCTGGTGTTCAACCAGCTCGGCGGCGAATGGGCGATGGAGCTGATCCGCGGCGTCGAGGAGGTCGCCCGCGCCGAGGGCGTCGAGCTGGTGCTGTCCGAGTGCGGCGGCGCGCTGCGGCCGCGACAGCAGTGGATCGAATCGGTGCTGAACCGGCGGCCGGTCGGCGTGATCATGGTGTTCTCGGACCTCGACGCCGACCAGCGGGCGCAGTTGGAGGCGCGGCGGATCCCGTTCGTTGTCGTCGATCCGGTCGGCGACGTGGGTGACGACGTACCGTCGATCGGCTCGGCGAACTGGAACGGCGGCCGGATGGCCACGACCCATCTCCGCACCCTCGGCCACACCCGGATCGCGATGATCGGCGGACCGACCGAGACGCTGTGCTCGCGGCAACGTGTGGACGGCTACACGGATGCGCTGCGGTCGACCGGGGTGGAGGTCGACCCGTCGTTGATCCGGTACGGCGACTTCGAGGTCGGCGGCGCGCACCGCGAGGCGCTCGCGTTGCTCCGCCTGCCCGATCGACCGACCGCGATCTTCGCCGGCAGCGACATGCAGGCCCTCGGCGTCTATCAGGCCGCCCGCGAACTCGGCCTGGACATCCCACGCGACCTGTCCGTCGTCGGGTACGACGATCTTCCCATCGCCCAGTTCGTCACGCCCGCGCTCACCACCGTCCACCAACCACTCCACCAGATGGCCGAGCTTGCCGCCCGCGTGGTCCTCGACCTGTCCCGCGGCCGAACCCCCACCGCGCTCCGCCTCGACCTCGCCGTGGACATGAGAGTCCGCGACTCCACGGCTGCACCCCGGGGTTAG
- a CDS encoding alpha-glucuronidase, with product MTGDSAWLGFQRLPEVTVHASGALAQTIRAELRQTRRVGSDVQVAVCTMTRVRETPLWREVEAAVPEHGLGVEGFVVVRRGNDLVVAAEGGHGLLYGYFYLLRYFEWMTGDFSVVEQPAVPIRMLDHWDQLSGAVERGYSGRSIFFRDGSVVPDLGRVRAYARLLASIGINAVALANADLPEVARLAAVFREYGIAVSLSVEFTDDPTDERVARWWSATISRVYDAVPDFGGLVVRAGRDPEGANLLARAVAPYGGTVFWRYSGDEQKHDWRDRDADRARAAYDHLIPLDGRFEENVVLQVKHGPTDFQVREPISPLLGELQETVFALELQVTQEYSGQQQDLCYLGPWWREILQFDTTGGGTTVADRIGAIVAVSNVGDDSNWTGHKLAQSNLYAFGRLAWEPAADPVSLLHEWAAATFAMDGRTRSELVTIMSGSWRTYERYTAPLGVGFMVTPQTHYGPSVNGYEYSGRGRYHFADRYGVGVDRTVKTGSGFIGQYPEPLAGTYEDVTTCPDELLLFFHHVAYDHVLHNGSTVLQHIYDSHFQGYAEVEAMVARWRVIAERFEPVVRENITTRFEAQLASAREWRDQVNTFFYRLSGVPDSHGRTIHR from the coding sequence ATGACCGGCGACTCCGCCTGGCTCGGTTTCCAGAGGCTGCCCGAGGTGACGGTGCACGCCTCGGGAGCGCTTGCCCAGACCATCCGGGCCGAGCTCCGGCAGACCCGCCGCGTCGGCTCGGACGTACAAGTTGCCGTGTGCACCATGACTCGCGTCCGCGAGACCCCGTTGTGGCGCGAGGTCGAGGCGGCGGTGCCCGAGCACGGTCTGGGTGTCGAAGGGTTCGTGGTGGTACGACGCGGCAACGATCTCGTCGTCGCGGCCGAGGGCGGACATGGACTGCTGTACGGCTACTTCTACCTGCTGCGGTACTTCGAGTGGATGACCGGCGACTTCAGCGTCGTCGAGCAGCCGGCCGTTCCGATCCGGATGCTCGACCACTGGGACCAGCTGTCCGGCGCGGTCGAACGCGGGTACTCAGGTCGATCGATATTCTTCCGCGACGGCAGCGTCGTGCCCGACCTCGGCCGGGTCCGTGCTTATGCGCGCCTGCTGGCGTCGATCGGGATCAACGCGGTCGCGCTCGCGAATGCCGATCTCCCCGAAGTGGCCCGGCTGGCGGCCGTGTTCCGCGAGTACGGGATCGCGGTCAGCCTTTCGGTCGAGTTCACCGACGACCCGACCGACGAGCGCGTTGCCCGGTGGTGGTCGGCAACGATCAGTCGCGTGTACGATGCCGTGCCGGACTTCGGCGGGCTCGTGGTGCGGGCCGGACGTGATCCCGAGGGCGCGAACCTGCTCGCGCGGGCGGTCGCGCCGTACGGCGGCACGGTGTTCTGGCGGTACTCCGGTGATGAACAGAAACACGATTGGCGTGATCGCGATGCGGATCGCGCGCGGGCGGCGTACGACCACCTGATCCCGCTGGACGGGCGGTTCGAGGAGAACGTTGTACTGCAGGTCAAGCACGGGCCGACGGACTTCCAGGTCCGCGAGCCGATCTCGCCGCTGCTCGGTGAGCTGCAGGAGACCGTGTTCGCGCTCGAGTTGCAGGTGACCCAGGAGTACTCCGGACAGCAGCAGGACCTGTGCTACCTCGGCCCGTGGTGGCGGGAGATCCTGCAGTTCGACACCACCGGCGGCGGTACGACGGTTGCCGACCGCATCGGTGCGATCGTTGCCGTGTCCAACGTTGGCGACGACTCCAACTGGACCGGCCACAAACTTGCCCAGAGCAACCTCTACGCCTTCGGGCGGTTGGCATGGGAGCCGGCCGCGGATCCGGTCAGCCTGCTGCACGAGTGGGCTGCGGCGACCTTCGCGATGGACGGTCGGACCCGGAGCGAGCTGGTCACGATCATGTCCGGCTCGTGGCGGACGTACGAGCGGTACACCGCGCCGCTGGGCGTCGGGTTCATGGTCACGCCGCAGACGCACTACGGACCGAGCGTGAACGGGTACGAGTACTCGGGGCGGGGGAGGTATCACTTCGCCGATCGGTACGGCGTCGGCGTGGACCGGACCGTGAAGACCGGATCGGGGTTCATCGGGCAGTACCCCGAGCCGCTCGCCGGCACGTACGAGGACGTCACCACCTGCCCGGACGAGTTGCTGCTGTTCTTCCATCATGTTGCCTATGACCACGTGTTGCACAACGGCAGCACAGTTCTGCAGCACATCTACGACTCGCACTTCCAGGGGTACGCCGAGGTGGAGGCGATGGTGGCACGCTGGCGGGTGATCGCCGAGCGGTTCGAACCCGTCGTACGGGAGAACATCACGACCCGGTTCGAGGCGCAGCTGGCGAGCGCCCGGGAGTGGCGGGACCAGGTCAACACGTTCTTCTACCGGCTCAGCGGCGTACCGGACAGCCACGGCCGTACGATCCACCGCTAA
- the coaA gene encoding type I pantothenate kinase has translation MLQPSREVTPYTELDRATWAQLAETTVSPLTADEVERLRGLGDEIDMDEVREVYLPLSRILSLYVRHARALHADTESFLGKPAATRTPFVIGIGGSVAVGKSTTARLLRELLARWPEHPRVALVTTDGFLWPNAELERRNLMQRKGFPESYDRKALLRFVVEVKSGMDAVEAPVYSHLHYDRMPGVRTTVEQPDILLLEGLNVLQPAPRHADGKSGLAVSDFFDFSVYVDAAADDVRSWYVARFLKLWETAFRNPESYFVRYGELSRQEAIKKAESLWDGINGPNLRENILPTRSRATLVLRKGPDHAVRWVRLRKL, from the coding sequence ATGCTGCAGCCGTCGCGGGAGGTGACTCCCTACACCGAGCTCGACCGGGCCACCTGGGCGCAACTGGCCGAGACCACGGTCTCCCCGCTGACGGCGGACGAGGTCGAGCGGCTGCGCGGTCTGGGTGACGAGATCGACATGGACGAGGTCCGCGAGGTGTATCTGCCGCTGTCGCGGATCCTCTCGCTGTACGTCCGGCACGCCCGCGCGCTGCACGCCGACACCGAGAGCTTCCTCGGCAAACCGGCCGCGACCCGCACCCCGTTCGTGATCGGCATCGGCGGATCGGTTGCCGTCGGCAAGTCCACCACCGCGCGCCTGCTCCGAGAACTGCTGGCCCGCTGGCCCGAACACCCGCGGGTCGCGCTCGTCACCACCGACGGTTTCCTCTGGCCGAACGCCGAGCTCGAGCGCCGGAACCTGATGCAGCGCAAAGGATTCCCGGAGTCGTACGACCGCAAGGCCTTGCTCCGCTTCGTCGTCGAGGTGAAGTCGGGCATGGACGCGGTCGAGGCGCCGGTCTACTCGCACCTCCACTACGACCGCATGCCCGGCGTACGCACCACCGTCGAGCAACCGGACATCCTGCTGCTCGAGGGGCTGAACGTCCTGCAGCCGGCGCCCCGGCACGCGGACGGCAAGAGCGGCCTCGCCGTGAGCGACTTCTTCGACTTCTCGGTGTACGTCGACGCCGCGGCCGACGACGTCCGCTCCTGGTATGTGGCGCGCTTCCTCAAGCTGTGGGAGACGGCCTTCCGCAACCCCGAGTCGTACTTCGTCCGGTACGGCGAGCTGAGCCGCCAGGAAGCGATCAAGAAGGCCGAATCGCTCTGGGACGGCATCAACGGCCCGAACCTGCGCGAGAACATCCTCCCCACCCGCTCCCGCGCAACCCTGGTACTCCGCAAGGGCCCGGACCATGCCGTCCGCTGGGTCAGGCTACGGAAGCTTTAA
- a CDS encoding MFS transporter: MTTTCDLPTHPLPTPAAQRLLTGQFGRLLVMVFGSGLSMYLLTSVVPLYLATNGSGGVGAGLSTAAMMFSAVAVELLVPRMLARWGYQVVLGLGLVLLGAPSLVLLTSAALPVVLAVCIVRGAGLAILVVGAVALVADLTPSTRRGEALGVYGVAVGVPAVIGLPLGVYLINVIGFGALFVLAAIASLAGLLALVGLPAKVNTAEEQHVKVLGGLRRSGLLTPTLMFAAVTVAAGISVTFLPLAVAGDKQSLVATALLLQAIAAPIARWLAGRYADRTGPAKLLAPALILAAIGAGSLVFLPSAVAILIGSTCFGIGFGAAQNLTLTLMYNRVDRSRYGQVSALWNLAYDGGWGAGALIFGAVVGGVGFSVAFALTAAVVAVAVVPALKASVA, encoded by the coding sequence ATGACCACCACCTGCGACCTCCCCACCCACCCGCTCCCCACGCCCGCCGCGCAGCGGTTGCTGACTGGTCAGTTCGGGCGGTTGTTGGTGATGGTGTTTGGTTCTGGGCTGAGCATGTATTTGCTGACCTCGGTCGTCCCGCTCTACCTGGCGACCAACGGCTCCGGAGGTGTCGGCGCCGGGCTGTCCACCGCCGCGATGATGTTCTCCGCGGTGGCGGTCGAGTTGCTCGTGCCGCGGATGCTGGCTCGCTGGGGATACCAAGTCGTCCTCGGCCTCGGGCTCGTGCTCCTCGGTGCGCCTTCGCTGGTCCTGCTGACCTCGGCCGCGTTGCCAGTCGTGCTCGCGGTCTGCATCGTCCGTGGTGCCGGGCTCGCGATCCTGGTGGTCGGCGCGGTCGCGCTGGTCGCCGACCTCACCCCGTCGACCCGACGTGGCGAGGCGCTCGGCGTGTACGGCGTGGCTGTCGGCGTACCTGCGGTGATCGGCCTGCCGCTCGGTGTCTACCTGATCAACGTGATCGGCTTCGGCGCACTGTTCGTCCTCGCCGCGATCGCCTCACTCGCCGGACTGCTGGCCCTGGTCGGTCTGCCCGCCAAGGTGAACACCGCGGAAGAGCAGCATGTGAAGGTCCTCGGAGGCCTACGACGCAGCGGCCTCCTCACCCCCACCCTGATGTTCGCCGCAGTGACCGTTGCCGCAGGCATCAGCGTCACCTTCCTGCCTCTCGCCGTTGCCGGTGACAAGCAATCACTCGTCGCCACAGCCCTTCTGCTACAGGCGATCGCGGCACCCATCGCCCGCTGGCTGGCCGGCCGGTACGCCGACCGCACCGGCCCCGCGAAGCTGCTCGCACCCGCGCTGATCCTCGCCGCGATCGGCGCCGGATCGCTCGTCTTCCTCCCGAGCGCCGTCGCGATCCTGATCGGTTCGACCTGCTTCGGCATCGGCTTCGGCGCCGCGCAGAACCTCACGCTGACCCTGATGTACAACCGCGTCGACCGCTCCCGCTACGGCCAGGTCAGCGCTCTCTGGAACCTCGCGTACGACGGCGGCTGGGGTGCCGGCGCGCTGATCTTCGGCGCGGTCGTCGGTGGCGTCGGCTTCTCGGTCGCGTTCGCGCTGACCGCCGCAGTCGTCGCGGTAGCCGTCGTACCGGCTCTTAAAGCTTCCGTAGCCTGA
- a CDS encoding aminotransferase class I/II-fold pyridoxal phosphate-dependent enzyme gives MADLELSDLHGSLTDRALNSMNFLNEISHHYPEAISLAAGRPTEEFFALEDLHRYLELFAQYLRDQGYDEAAVRRTIFQYGRTKGIIQDLVARNLAIDEDIHVDPEAIVVTVGCQEAMVLTLRALRAGPDDVLLAIAPTYVGITGAARLVDLPVVPVGEEDDLAAVLKSVRAEGRRPRACYVMPDFANPSGLSMDLASRSRLLESAALENLLLLEDNPYGLFPAEGHQRMPTLKSLDTSRRVIYLGSFAKTGLPGARVGYVVADQTVGTGLLADELSKLKSMLTVNTSPVAQAVVGGKLLANDCSLVAANRRERAVYAANLQAITDGLAARFPNGEITWTVPAGGFFVVVTVPFPVDDALLAKSAHEYGVLWTPMSHFYDGDTPINALRLSCSAVTLDQIDAALNRLAAFITDQLVLSEGAELDL, from the coding sequence ATGGCCGATCTCGAGCTGAGCGATCTGCACGGCTCGCTCACCGACCGGGCGCTGAATTCGATGAACTTCCTCAACGAGATCTCGCACCACTACCCGGAGGCGATCTCACTCGCAGCGGGCCGGCCGACCGAGGAGTTCTTCGCGCTCGAGGATCTGCACCGGTACCTCGAGCTGTTCGCGCAGTACCTGCGGGACCAGGGGTACGACGAGGCCGCGGTTCGGCGGACGATCTTCCAGTACGGGCGGACGAAGGGCATCATCCAGGACTTGGTCGCCCGCAACCTCGCGATCGACGAGGACATCCACGTCGACCCGGAAGCGATCGTCGTCACGGTCGGCTGCCAGGAGGCGATGGTCCTCACACTGCGCGCCCTCCGCGCCGGCCCCGACGACGTGCTACTCGCCATCGCCCCGACGTACGTCGGCATCACCGGCGCGGCCCGCCTCGTCGACCTTCCCGTCGTACCCGTGGGGGAGGAGGACGATCTCGCCGCTGTGCTGAAGTCGGTCCGCGCGGAGGGACGACGTCCGCGCGCGTGCTACGTGATGCCGGACTTCGCGAACCCGTCCGGCCTGAGCATGGACCTGGCGTCCCGCAGCCGCCTCCTCGAGTCGGCCGCCTTGGAAAACCTCCTGCTTCTGGAGGACAACCCGTACGGACTCTTCCCGGCCGAAGGTCATCAACGCATGCCTACGTTGAAGTCACTCGACACCTCTCGCCGTGTGATCTACCTCGGCTCGTTTGCGAAGACAGGTCTGCCGGGCGCGCGGGTCGGGTATGTCGTCGCCGATCAGACAGTCGGCACGGGACTTCTGGCCGACGAGCTCTCCAAGCTGAAAAGCATGTTGACGGTCAACACCTCGCCGGTCGCGCAGGCGGTCGTCGGTGGCAAACTCCTCGCGAACGACTGCAGCCTCGTCGCCGCGAACCGCCGCGAGCGCGCGGTCTACGCCGCCAACCTCCAGGCGATCACCGACGGCCTCGCCGCCCGCTTCCCGAACGGCGAAATCACCTGGACCGTTCCCGCCGGCGGCTTCTTCGTCGTCGTCACGGTCCCGTTCCCGGTCGACGACGCCCTGCTGGCGAAGTCGGCCCACGAGTACGGCGTCCTGTGGACCCCGATGAGCCACTTCTACGACGGCGACACCCCGATCAACGCCCTCCGCCTGTCGTGCAGCGCGGTAACCCTCGATCAGATCGACGCTGCGCTGAACCGGCTGGCCGCCTTCATCACCGATCAACTGGTCCTCTCAGAGGGTGCAGAACTGGATCTGTAG